A window from Bordetella petrii encodes these proteins:
- a CDS encoding ABC transporter permease, with protein MSRVSRQLLHGAAGLASLLLFLALWEVLARALHVRPIMLPLPSQIGAELAADWRWYAGHAWYTLLTTLGGFAAAVVGGVLTAVLLVGSRWFESICYPLIVALNSVPKVAVAPLFVIWLGTGAEPKIAIAFLIAVFAIVVDTVHGLKSVPQDILDLGRVLKGSRRDFFFKVRPPAALPSIVTGMKVAISLALVGAIVGEFVSSQRGLGYVIMSAQGTFDTVRVFGALFVLALMGMALFGLLAWVERKATPWRRHDAGH; from the coding sequence ATGAGCCGCGTATCCCGGCAACTATTGCATGGCGCGGCCGGGCTGGCCTCGCTGCTGTTGTTCCTGGCGCTGTGGGAAGTGCTGGCGCGCGCGCTGCACGTGCGCCCCATCATGCTGCCGCTGCCGTCGCAGATCGGCGCCGAACTGGCGGCCGACTGGCGCTGGTACGCCGGGCATGCCTGGTACACCCTGCTGACCACGCTGGGCGGGTTCGCCGCCGCCGTGGTGGGCGGCGTGCTGACCGCGGTGCTGCTGGTGGGCTCGCGCTGGTTCGAAAGCATCTGCTATCCGCTGATCGTGGCGCTGAACAGCGTGCCCAAGGTGGCGGTGGCGCCGCTGTTCGTGATCTGGCTGGGCACCGGCGCCGAGCCCAAGATCGCCATCGCGTTCCTGATCGCGGTGTTCGCCATCGTGGTCGACACCGTGCATGGTCTGAAATCGGTGCCGCAGGACATCCTGGACCTGGGCCGGGTGCTGAAGGGATCGCGGCGCGATTTCTTCTTCAAGGTGCGGCCGCCCGCGGCGCTGCCGTCCATCGTCACCGGCATGAAGGTGGCCATTTCGCTGGCGCTGGTGGGCGCCATCGTGGGCGAGTTCGTGTCGTCGCAGCGCGGCCTGGGCTACGTCATCATGAGCGCGCAGGGCACGTTCGATACGGTGCGCGTCTTCGGCGCGCTGTTCGTGCTGGCGCTGATGGGCATGGCGCTGTTCGGGCTGCTGGCCTGGGTCGAGCGCAAGGCCACGCCCTGGCGCCGCCACGACGCCGGGCATTGA
- the fusA gene encoding elongation factor G → MARKTPIERYRNIGISAHIDAGKTTTTERILFYTGVNHKIGEVHDGAATMDWMEQEQERGITITSAATTAFWRGMAGNYPEHRINIIDTPGHVDFTIEVERSMRVLDGACMVYCAVGGVQPQSETVWRQANKYGVPRLAFVNKMDRTGANFFKVYDQLKTRLRANPVPIVIPIGAEDAFKGVIDLVKMKAIIWDEASQGTKFDYVDIPAELEGAANEWHEKLVEAAAESTEELMNKYLETGSLDEAEINTAIRQRTIAGEIQPMLCGTAFKNKGVQRMLDAVIDYLPSPIDIPPVAGQDDEGNEISRKADDSEKMSALAFKLMSDPFVGQLTFVRVYSGVLKSGDTVYNPIKGKKERVGRLLQMHANNREEIKEVLAGDIAAVVGLKDVTTGETLCDVDSHILLERMEFPEPVISQAVEPKSKADQEKMGLALSRLAQEDPSFRVRSDEESGQTIISGMGELHLEILVDRMKREFGVEANVGKPQVAYRETIRKTCEEVEGKFVKQSGGRGQYGHVVLKLEPLEPGGGYEFVDAIKGGVVPREYIPAVDKGIQETLPAGILAGYPVVDVKATLFFGSYHDVDSNENAFKMAASMAFKDGMRKASPVLLEPMMAVEVETPEDYAGTVMGDLSSRRGMVQGMEDMVGGGKTIKAEVPLAEMFGYATNLRSLTQGRATYTMEFKHYSEAPKNVADEVIAARAK, encoded by the coding sequence ATGGCCCGCAAAACCCCGATCGAGCGCTATCGCAACATTGGTATCTCTGCGCACATCGATGCAGGGAAAACCACCACGACCGAACGCATCCTGTTCTACACCGGCGTCAACCACAAGATTGGCGAAGTGCATGATGGCGCAGCCACCATGGACTGGATGGAGCAAGAGCAAGAGCGCGGCATCACCATCACGTCGGCCGCCACGACGGCGTTTTGGCGCGGCATGGCCGGCAACTATCCCGAACACCGCATCAACATCATCGACACCCCGGGACACGTGGACTTCACCATCGAAGTCGAACGTTCCATGCGCGTGCTCGACGGCGCCTGCATGGTGTATTGCGCCGTGGGCGGCGTTCAGCCGCAGTCCGAAACCGTGTGGCGCCAGGCCAACAAGTACGGCGTGCCGCGCCTGGCCTTCGTCAACAAGATGGACCGTACCGGCGCCAACTTCTTCAAGGTCTACGACCAACTGAAGACGCGCCTGCGCGCCAACCCCGTGCCCATCGTGATCCCGATCGGCGCCGAAGACGCCTTCAAGGGCGTCATCGACCTGGTCAAGATGAAAGCCATCATCTGGGACGAAGCCAGCCAGGGCACCAAGTTCGACTACGTCGACATCCCGGCCGAGCTCGAAGGCGCTGCCAACGAATGGCATGAAAAGCTGGTCGAGGCCGCCGCCGAATCCACCGAGGAACTGATGAACAAGTACCTCGAAACGGGTTCGCTCGACGAAGCCGAGATCAACACCGCGATCCGCCAGCGCACCATCGCCGGCGAGATCCAGCCCATGCTGTGCGGTACCGCCTTCAAGAACAAGGGCGTGCAGCGCATGCTGGACGCGGTCATCGACTACCTGCCCTCGCCGATCGACATCCCGCCGGTGGCTGGCCAGGATGACGAAGGCAACGAGATCTCGCGCAAGGCCGACGACAGCGAAAAGATGTCGGCGCTGGCGTTCAAGCTGATGAGCGACCCCTTCGTGGGCCAGCTCACGTTCGTGCGCGTGTATTCGGGCGTCCTGAAGTCGGGCGACACCGTCTACAACCCCATCAAGGGCAAGAAAGAGCGCGTGGGCCGTCTGCTGCAGATGCACGCCAACAACCGCGAAGAAATCAAGGAAGTTCTGGCGGGCGACATCGCCGCCGTGGTGGGCCTGAAAGACGTCACCACCGGCGAAACGCTGTGCGATGTGGATTCGCACATCCTGCTCGAGCGCATGGAGTTCCCCGAGCCCGTGATTTCGCAGGCCGTCGAGCCCAAGTCGAAGGCCGACCAGGAAAAGATGGGCCTGGCCCTGTCGCGCCTGGCCCAGGAAGACCCGTCGTTCCGCGTGCGCAGCGACGAAGAGTCCGGCCAGACCATCATCTCGGGCATGGGCGAGCTGCACCTGGAAATCCTGGTCGACCGCATGAAGCGCGAGTTCGGCGTGGAAGCCAACGTCGGCAAGCCGCAAGTGGCCTACCGCGAAACCATCCGCAAGACCTGCGAAGAAGTCGAAGGCAAGTTCGTCAAGCAGTCGGGCGGCCGCGGCCAGTACGGCCACGTGGTGCTCAAGCTCGAACCGCTCGAGCCGGGCGGCGGCTACGAATTCGTGGATGCCATCAAGGGCGGCGTGGTGCCGCGCGAGTACATCCCCGCGGTCGACAAGGGCATCCAGGAAACCCTGCCTGCCGGCATCCTGGCCGGTTACCCGGTCGTGGACGTCAAGGCTACGCTGTTCTTCGGTTCGTACCACGACGTCGACTCGAACGAAAACGCGTTCAAGATGGCCGCTTCGATGGCCTTCAAGGACGGCATGCGCAAGGCCAGCCCCGTGCTGCTCGAGCCCATGATGGCCGTTGAAGTCGAAACGCCCGAAGACTACGCTGGTACCGTGATGGGCGATCTGTCCTCGCGGCGCGGCATGGTGCAGGGCATGGAAGACATGGTCGGCGGCGGCAAGACCATCAAGGCCGAGGTTCCCCTGGCCGAGATGTTCGGTTACGCCACCAACCTGCGCTCGCTGACGCAAGGTCGTGCCACGTACACGATGGAATTCAAGCATTACTCCGAGGCCCCCAAGAACGTCGCTGACGAAGTCATCGCCGCTCGGGCCAAGTAA
- the rpsG gene encoding 30S ribosomal protein S7, giving the protein MPRRREVPKREILPDPKFGSVELAKFMNVVMLDGKKAVAERIVYGALEQVQTKTGKEPIEVFSLAINNIKPIVEVKSRRVGGANYQVPVEVRPVRRLALAMRWLREAAKKRGEKSMDLRLAGELIDASEGRGAAMKKREDTHKMAEANKAFSHFRW; this is encoded by the coding sequence ATGCCCCGTCGTCGCGAAGTACCCAAGCGCGAGATCCTGCCCGATCCCAAGTTCGGCAGCGTCGAGCTCGCCAAGTTCATGAACGTCGTCATGCTGGACGGCAAGAAGGCCGTCGCCGAGCGCATCGTCTATGGCGCGCTCGAGCAAGTGCAAACCAAGACCGGCAAAGAGCCGATCGAAGTTTTCAGCCTGGCGATCAACAACATCAAGCCGATCGTCGAAGTGAAAAGCCGCCGCGTGGGCGGTGCCAACTACCAAGTGCCGGTTGAAGTGCGCCCCGTGCGCCGCCTGGCCTTGGCCATGCGCTGGCTGCGCGAAGCCGCCAAGAAGCGCGGCGAAAAATCGATGGATCTGCGCCTGGCTGGCGAACTGATCGACGCCTCGGAAGGCCGCGGCGCCGCGATGAAGAAACGCGAAGACACGCACAAGATGGCCGAGGCCAACAAGGCCTTCAGCCATTTCCGCTGGTAA
- the rpsL gene encoding 30S ribosomal protein S12: MPTISQLVRKPREVSVIKSKSPALENCPQRRGVCTRVYTTTPKKPNSALRKVAKVRLTNGYEVISYIGGEGHNLQEHSVVLVRGGRVKDLPGVRYHIVRGSLDLQGVKDRKQARSKYGAKRPKKA, from the coding sequence ATGCCTACCATTAGCCAGCTCGTGCGCAAGCCGCGCGAAGTCAGCGTCATCAAGAGCAAGAGCCCCGCGCTCGAAAACTGCCCGCAGCGTCGCGGCGTGTGCACCCGCGTGTACACCACCACCCCCAAGAAGCCGAACTCCGCCCTGCGCAAGGTCGCCAAGGTGCGCCTCACCAATGGCTACGAAGTCATTTCGTACATTGGCGGCGAAGGCCACAACCTGCAAGAGCACTCGGTGGTGCTGGTGCGCGGCGGCCGTGTGAAAGACCTTCCGGGTGTGCGCTACCACATCGTGCGTGGCTCGCTCGACCTGCAAGGCGTGAAAGACCGCAAGCAGGCTCGCTCGAAGTACGGCGCCAAGCGCCCGAAGAAGGCCTGA
- a CDS encoding response regulator transcription factor produces MKQLKVLIMVPDATIRGHSVTTMLQAGIAADGCGTPLELFKLLGDDQYDAVVLDIGELGEIGYALLSRLRASPALGIVVIGAALGVESRLRCLQSGADICLPDPVDNRELACVLLALARRLPGRMPAEADNAESVADTAGRWELRDQSWTLMSPSGVAISLSANERLVVRTLLDVTGRAVGRAELNQQLEADSNAGRTGGARSIDVIVSRLRRKAEVAGVILPIRTVYGSGYLFANQ; encoded by the coding sequence ATGAAGCAATTAAAAGTACTCATCATGGTGCCCGACGCAACAATCCGTGGACACTCGGTCACGACGATGTTGCAGGCAGGCATCGCCGCAGACGGCTGCGGCACGCCGCTCGAGCTGTTCAAGCTGCTCGGCGACGACCAATACGATGCCGTGGTGCTCGATATCGGAGAACTCGGCGAGATCGGCTATGCGCTGCTGTCGCGCCTGCGCGCCTCGCCGGCATTGGGCATCGTCGTGATCGGCGCGGCGCTCGGCGTCGAAAGCCGTCTGCGCTGCCTGCAAAGCGGGGCCGACATCTGCCTGCCCGATCCGGTCGACAACCGCGAACTGGCCTGCGTGCTGCTGGCGTTGGCGCGCCGCCTGCCGGGACGCATGCCCGCAGAAGCCGATAACGCCGAAAGCGTTGCCGACACGGCCGGCCGCTGGGAATTGCGCGACCAGAGCTGGACGCTGATGTCGCCGTCCGGGGTGGCGATTTCGCTGTCGGCCAACGAGCGCCTGGTGGTACGGACGTTACTTGATGTAACCGGACGCGCGGTCGGCCGCGCCGAGCTCAACCAGCAGCTCGAGGCCGACAGCAACGCGGGCCGCACCGGCGGGGCGCGCAGCATCGACGTCATCGTCAGCCGCTTGCGCCGCAAGGCCGAAGTGGCCGGCGTCATCCTGCCCATCCGCACGGTGTACGGCAGCGGCTACCTGTTCGCCAACCAGTAG